A single Desulfitobacterium chlororespirans DSM 11544 DNA region contains:
- a CDS encoding Crp/Fnr family transcriptional regulator produces the protein MASNITGFEIFKSNPNWQELPDSFWEFCSAHGRVRHYAAKQFLFFFGEESNSVYFLLKGRIQILLMSEFTEKIFRILQPPAFFPEVVLDNKAYPYAALTAEASDVFVLDRKALVQYFKENPSTLLPFYQNMALDLRRAYRQIKNIALGDARSRLGAKLFALAHVHGQETPEGILITVPLTATELAGMCSLARESVSRILSQLRDLGILKMEKKQITISDLDQLRGWIHERQNSL, from the coding sequence ATGGCTAGTAATATCACCGGGTTTGAAATATTTAAAAGCAATCCTAACTGGCAGGAACTGCCCGATTCATTTTGGGAGTTTTGTTCTGCTCACGGGCGGGTGCGCCATTATGCGGCAAAGCAATTCCTTTTCTTTTTCGGTGAAGAAAGCAATTCAGTTTATTTTTTACTCAAAGGCCGCATTCAAATCCTGCTTATGAGTGAATTTACCGAAAAAATTTTCCGGATTCTGCAGCCGCCCGCGTTTTTTCCGGAAGTTGTTTTAGATAATAAAGCTTATCCTTATGCAGCCCTCACTGCTGAAGCCTCCGATGTTTTCGTTTTGGATCGCAAGGCACTGGTCCAGTATTTTAAGGAGAATCCTTCCACCCTCCTGCCTTTTTATCAAAACATGGCTTTGGATCTCCGCAGAGCCTACCGGCAAATTAAAAACATCGCCCTGGGGGATGCTCGTTCCCGGCTGGGGGCCAAACTCTTTGCTCTGGCTCATGTCCACGGCCAGGAGACCCCTGAGGGAATTCTGATCACTGTTCCTCTTACCGCTACCGAGCTGGCGGGAATGTGCAGCTTAGCGCGGGAATCCGTGAGCCGCATCTTAAGCCAATTGCGGGATTTAGGAATACTTAAAATGGAGAAAAAACAAATCACCATCAGCGATTTAGACCAGCTGAGGGGCTGGATTCACGAACGCCAAAACTCTTTATAA
- a CDS encoding molybdopterin-binding protein has translation MQKIKVQDAIGSVLMHDLTQIIPGKTKDARFRKGHVIKEEDIPTLLSMGKEHIFVWDQTPGLIHEDEAAERLAKAVAGPGLSFSETKEGKVNLIAEEDGLIYASEEGIYALNSLEYIILATLHNHRPVKKGQKIAGTRVVPLMIDENVVIEAEGIARRFGEPILQIRPLQSKKVGVVTTGSEVYHGRIQDKFGPVLQGKVAEWGSVLLGQTFADDDVEMIQERIREHIEQGAEMVLVTGGMSVDPDDLTPTAIKGLGGELITYGTPVLPGAMLLLAYLDDIPILGLPGCVMYSRKTVFDLVATRILAGERLTRLEIAKYGHGGLCLECPECTYPHCSFGK, from the coding sequence ATGCAGAAGATTAAAGTACAGGATGCGATCGGATCGGTGCTTATGCACGATCTGACACAAATTATCCCAGGAAAAACAAAAGACGCCCGCTTTAGAAAGGGGCATGTGATCAAAGAGGAGGATATCCCAACCCTGCTTAGTATGGGAAAAGAGCATATTTTTGTGTGGGATCAGACTCCGGGTCTTATTCACGAAGATGAAGCAGCGGAGCGTCTGGCCAAAGCTGTGGCCGGTCCGGGGCTTTCCTTCAGTGAAACGAAAGAGGGAAAGGTCAATTTGATTGCTGAAGAGGATGGCTTAATCTATGCTTCGGAAGAAGGGATCTATGCCCTGAATTCGTTAGAATATATTATCCTCGCTACTCTTCATAATCATCGCCCGGTGAAGAAAGGGCAGAAGATAGCCGGGACCAGAGTGGTTCCTTTGATGATCGATGAAAATGTCGTGATCGAAGCGGAAGGAATCGCCCGCCGCTTTGGGGAACCCATTCTGCAAATCCGCCCCCTGCAATCCAAAAAGGTTGGGGTGGTGACCACGGGAAGTGAAGTATACCATGGCCGGATCCAGGATAAATTCGGACCGGTTCTTCAGGGAAAAGTGGCCGAATGGGGTTCTGTCCTGCTGGGGCAAACCTTCGCCGACGATGATGTGGAGATGATTCAGGAACGCATCCGCGAGCATATCGAACAAGGCGCGGAAATGGTTCTGGTCACCGGCGGCATGTCCGTGGATCCCGATGATTTAACCCCTACAGCTATCAAAGGTCTGGGTGGAGAGTTGATCACTTATGGTACTCCTGTTCTTCCCGGAGCCATGCTGTTGCTGGCTTACCTGGATGATATCCCGATTCTGGGCTTGCCCGGATGTGTCATGTATTCAAGAAAAACGGTCTTTGATCTGGTGGCCACCCGCATCCTGGCCGGTGAGCGGCTTACCCGCCTGGAAATTGCCAAATACGGTCATGGCGGCTTGTGCCTGGAGTGTCCGGAATGTACCTATCCCCACTGTTCCTTCGGCAAATAA
- a CDS encoding 4Fe-4S dicluster domain-containing protein has protein sequence MIDHPGFVLEHCRKNCGKSAQDWSLLHQQLEQMFKDLDLLSHLQQKFPVIHYHHLPKISIAGCPNACSQPQIKDIGLTGFLMPKLTEARCTGCQACCRSCQEGALSWQGELEFEPTKCIGCGDCVRSCPTGKILPGESGWTLHLGGRLGRHPQLARLSREKLQTSELPRIIGRILEDYIDNGLPQERLTHFLDRRPHL, from the coding sequence ATGATCGATCATCCTGGCTTTGTCCTGGAGCATTGTCGGAAAAATTGCGGTAAATCTGCTCAGGACTGGTCTTTATTACACCAGCAGTTAGAGCAGATGTTCAAAGATCTGGATTTATTATCCCATTTGCAGCAGAAGTTTCCGGTGATTCATTATCATCATTTACCGAAGATAAGCATAGCCGGTTGTCCTAACGCTTGTTCCCAGCCTCAAATCAAAGATATCGGTCTGACCGGTTTTCTTATGCCTAAGCTTACAGAGGCAAGGTGTACGGGCTGCCAGGCCTGCTGCCGTTCTTGTCAGGAAGGTGCCTTATCCTGGCAGGGAGAGCTGGAATTTGAACCGACGAAGTGCATTGGCTGCGGGGATTGTGTGCGTTCCTGCCCCACAGGCAAAATCCTTCCCGGGGAATCGGGATGGACTCTTCATCTCGGTGGACGCCTGGGAAGGCATCCCCAATTGGCGCGATTGTCCAGGGAAAAGCTTCAGACTTCTGAACTTCCCCGGATCATTGGCCGCATCCTTGAAGACTATATAGACAATGGCCTGCCTCAGGAAAGGCTTACTCATTTTCTGGACCGTCGACCACATCTGTAA